CCGTATCTATGTGGCGGATGTCCGTGACAGAGATGCCTTGCATCAGGCGGCTCAGGATTTTTTGCAGTTCACGGGGCAAAAGATTGACGTGGTGATTGCCAGTGCGGGGATCAGCGCTGGCACCTTGACGGAAGAGACCGAGGATTTCGCCGTTTTCAAAGCCATTGTTGATACGAATCTGCTGGCCATGGTGGCGACCTTCGAGCCCTTTGTTGGCACGATGAAGGCAGCGGGGAAGGGCGCATTGGTGGGGATTGCCAGTGTGGCGGGCATACGTGGGCTGCCGGGTGCAGGTGCATACAGCAGTTCCAAGGCGGCGGTGATTGCCTATTGCGAGAGCCTGCGTCTGGAACTGTCAGTGCACGGGGTATCCGTTGTCACCATTACCCCAGGCTATATCCGCACGGCCATGACGGCGCAGAATCCATACTCCATGCCGTTTTTGATGCCTGCCGAGGACTTTGCTCGCAAAGCTCGCAGGACCATCGAGCAGGGCGTGTCTTATCGAGTTATTCCTTGGCAGATGGGGCTTGTCTCGCGCCTGATGCGTCTTTTGCCTAATTGGCTGTATGACCGCTTGGCTCGTCAGGCGCCGCGCAAGCCA
This genomic window from Alcaligenes faecalis contains:
- a CDS encoding SDR family oxidoreductase yields the protein MQTVFITGASSGLGKALAQEYAAQGACLGLLGRRQEELQALADSLPGEHRIYVADVRDRDALHQAAQDFLQFTGQKIDVVIASAGISAGTLTEETEDFAVFKAIVDTNLLAMVATFEPFVGTMKAAGKGALVGIASVAGIRGLPGAGAYSSSKAAVIAYCESLRLELSVHGVSVVTITPGYIRTAMTAQNPYSMPFLMPAEDFARKARRTIEQGVSYRVIPWQMGLVSRLMRLLPNWLYDRLARQAPRKPRLTKKADHGPCS